One genomic region from Spirochaetota bacterium encodes:
- a CDS encoding archease: protein MRGYEDSRFWEIKDHTADVMIEGGGKTLSQSFEGIALALQNVIVDTNTVQKSKKISDCIRLKGSYEDLLFEFLSRLVYIKDVKKFLFSDIQVQISDNSDVMELCFTIYGENINLKKHSTLTDVKGVSYSGLVIFKEKDYYICRCIVDV from the coding sequence ATGAGAGGTTATGAAGACTCTAGGTTTTGGGAAATTAAGGATCACACCGCTGATGTGATGATAGAAGGTGGTGGTAAGACACTCTCGCAATCATTTGAAGGTATTGCTCTGGCTTTGCAGAATGTTATCGTAGATACGAACACAGTTCAGAAAAGTAAGAAGATAAGTGATTGTATCAGGCTAAAAGGAAGTTATGAAGATTTGTTGTTTGAGTTCTTGAGTCGTTTGGTTTACATAAAGGATGTAAAAAAGTTTTTATTCAGTGATATACAAGTTCAGATTAGTGATAACAGTGATGTTATGGAGTTGTGCTTTACAATATACGGAGAGAATATTAACCTAAAAAAGCACTCTACACTTACCGATGTTAAAGGTGTGAGTTATAGTGGGCTTGTAATCTTTAAAGAAAAGGATTATTATATTTGTAGATGTATAGTTGATGTTTAA